CCCGGTATGATGTCAGTGCCCGCTGGTATCCTGGTCGGACTGCCATACAAGACAGCCGTCTCCAGCACAGCCGTCTCCAACATCCTGGAGAGATAGCAAGTGAAGGCGCAATCCACTAGAAGTGACATTTGGAGTCAAGATTATGCGCCTGAGGCCCAGGGCCAGTTGTCACTGTCCGATTCTAGTTCCCACCTATTCGCGTCTGCTTACCTCCCCGCCATGTATAGAGGGGTGGGTATAGTGAACAAAAATGCAATGAACGAAGCAAAGAACGAAGCAAATAACAGTCCCACTGCTGAGGCACTCAATATTTTATTCCTTACTGCGCATCCCCCGCTGATATTCCATTCTTTCCCTATAAAGACAATGTCGCAACCGCGTCAAGAACCCTGGTGGCATCACCGACGGGGACCTTGGGGCTGTAGCTCCCCTCCAAAAGATACCCAGCTCCCCGCGTCATGTTTCTTTCACTCTAGCAATATAACACGAGAATCCTTATATTAGGTTCATAATTCTCGCTCTCTCTGTGTGTTGGCGATAGATACCAGATCCTCCTCCTAGGCCATTGAGTAACGCCATTCTATACTTTGACGCGCGGGACGGTGATCCAAGACCGCCAGGTATGTGAAGCTTCAACAATTCACTGTTCAAGCTAACAATACCAGGACATTCAATAGCCAAATCGCGATTGACTTTTCTCTCTACTTTGCAAAATAAGCTAGATTTAGTGGTTCGCAATGAGCACGCTCGACAACCTACCAGAGGAGCtactcgccctcgtcctccagaACTGCGACACCTTTTCCCAGTTACGAAGCCTTGTTCTAACATCTAAGAGACTGCATAATACTTGGATATGCAACCAACGCGCCATTCTTTGGAACGTGAGCCAGAGAGCCATGGTCAGCTTCAGCGACGCCCTTATCGCAGTACGTTCAACCTCGGGACCTTCTTAAATACCTACTAAAACCTTCCAGGTCCGCGCAACAAGAATAGCTACAGATTACTTTCTCAACGGTCAACTCCCTCCAGACCCATTTCCTGTCTCGGAACTTAGCGGCGACACTGCGAAGCCCTGCATCAACGAGGTGAAGCACGCCCTTGAATTTGCCCATCTAGCACAGTATCTTGAAGACAAGACGCGCTCCCCACtcgggaaaagaaaagaatttCTACCGGACAAGTGGTACTTTGACAGTCTTGCCTGGACCCCTCGCACATGGCAGGTCTGGCGAGAAAACTATCACCGGGCTGTCTATCGCTATCTCGCTGCAGGGGCGGTTCTCTGTCGTGCATACTACGCGCCGCTTGTTTCTGAGAAAAGGCCGGCTGGatttctttcttccctcctctcaaTTCTCGAGGGCATAGCCGTGCAAAGTGACCGTGAGTATCCGGAATGGTTTACGGAGGATGAACAACGGTATCTCTCCACGATCCCACTCTACGACAGCCAGGCATACGCAAACTGGGAATCAGCATTCAAGCCACTCGAGGAACTGTTCGTGGGCGAGAGCAAAAAGCAGTCTCAGGATTTAGGGCCTGTCACCCCTCCACAACCAACTGAAGATCTATCTCAGTGTCTTCACTGCATCTTCGGCAGCAAAGCAAAGAACCTCCAATCGCTCGACACGGCCCACGCAAACACCCTCTTCCAACAAaccctccacttcctcaaTTTAatcgacgacgacatccgACTACTCATCTCTCTACCAGGCGATACACCAATGGAGCCCGTCGACGACGCTATCAAACCCCCCTCCACAACCGCATTCCTCTTCGGCTCATTCACACCCATGAATATAACCATCCGCCAAGGCCAATGCCAGTGTAAATGCATTACCACATCCGCATTCGCGACACCCCTCCTAGCGCCTCTCAGCAGCAAGTCCGTCTCCACAGCCACCACATCGCAGtatctctccttctccaacatgCACAACTACCTCAAAAAAGTACACGACGCATCTAGCCTCCCAAACTGCTACGGCGACCCGATTCGGAAGACCCCGCCCCCGATAGGCTTCTTTACGGAGTACATGATGCGGAAGTACTTTGGGTTGCGGTTCGCATGTACAATGTTTGATTCGACGCGTGAGATTCGGTGTGCGTGGTACGCGTTTCATCAATTTGGAGGCGTTTTTACGGGGTTTGGGCCGGGagctggtcctggtcctggccctggccctgGTCCTCGTTtagaggacgatgaggatgaggatgtaATGTATGTAGGGCAGGATTTGCTAGTTTCTGTGGACGAGCCGACTCCGATGCCTTGTTATGATGAGCATGCGTGGTATTATTAGATAGTgcgttttctttccttcattCTCTAGGTGTTGTCAGCGTGCGTTACTTGTTAGAGTCATACATTGTCAATTAGATACATCATGCTCGTCTATCTATTCTGAGACATGCAAACGTTCAAATGCTCAGGGGTACTAATACGGGGTACTGTAACAAACCAAACTAAGAAACAACCAAAACCGCCACTCCATACGGGGGCATCTGCACCGTAAACCCCTCCGAGCCATTCCTAATCTCATGCACCGTCGGCGTAACAACAATACTATGCGGCTGATTACTCGCgttctcctcgcccgccaGCATCTCCAGCGAGCCCGTCTCCTTCTTCGCGCCGGGAACCTGCACATTCACCGTATGGTTCTCGGGGTTGTAGTTGGCGAGCTTGATCTGGTAGTGCGTGTCATTGCTGGAGGCAACCCAGTAGATAGGCCCGAAGTCGGAGTCGGATTTGATCGGGTGCGTTTTTGTTCCGTGGTTTGTGGCGAACATCTTCTGCACGTAGTATGAGGTCGAGAGAACTAGGGAGTTGGGGGACGAgtcgaagccgaagaggGTTGGCTAGTCACGTCAGTATCAAAACAGATATtgaaggtgaaggtgaagaaggtgaagaaggtaaGAAGGGAGTACGTACCGACCACTGCATATACCCAAAATGCTGCAACAAGGGCGCATAAGCCGCCATCAGGACGGCATCACTattcctctccatcccaaTCATATGCACCGCCTCAGAGCAACTCCCCTTCACAAACGTCCAAAACAGCCCATCGGGATCCGTATAATTCCTGCACCCAAACTCCCCCACAATCACAGGCTGGTCGCGCGGCTGGTTA
The nucleotide sequence above comes from Aspergillus puulaauensis MK2 DNA, chromosome 3, nearly complete sequence. Encoded proteins:
- a CDS encoding F-box protein (COG:S;~EggNog:ENOG410Q0HN), producing MSTLDNLPEELLALVLQNCDTFSQLRSLVLTSKRLHNTWICNQRAILWNVSQRAMVSFSDALIAVRATRIATDYFLNGQLPPDPFPVSELSGDTAKPCINEVKHALEFAHLAQYLEDKTRSPLGKRKEFLPDKWYFDSLAWTPRTWQVWRENYHRAVYRYLAAGAVLCRAYYAPLVSEKRPAGFLSSLLSILEGIAVQSDREYPEWFTEDEQRYLSTIPLYDSQAYANWESAFKPLEELFVGESKKQSQDLGPVTPPQPTEDLSQCLHCIFGSKAKNLQSLDTAHANTLFQQTLHFLNLIDDDIRLLISLPGDTPMEPVDDAIKPPSTTAFLFGSFTPMNITIRQGQCQCKCITTSAFATPLLAPLSSKSVSTATTSQYLSFSNMHNYLKKVHDASSLPNCYGDPIRKTPPPIGFFTEYMMRKYFGLRFACTMFDSTREIRCAWYAFHQFGGVFTGFGPGAGPGPGPGPGPRLEDDEDEDVMYVGQDLLVSVDEPTPMPCYDEHAWYY